One genomic segment of Actinoplanes ianthinogenes includes these proteins:
- a CDS encoding GOLPH3/VPS74 family protein: MTSIPLAEELLLLAYDDQTGKATGSRIGLDLGMAAAVLIDLALAGRVAYVDGYLKVADPSPIGDTIADAVLTKIAGDPPHTPAQWLQRLRHRLRTRVLEDLCARGVIKDVDETQLDFIHVHRYPTTDPAYETEIRGRLADALTSDQVPDERTAALATLLCAARMEPALKLPAEQAEHAHRRLEAISAGAGFAGGAAMEDSIVRPSVALVVATLGKAISAALGTPKVS, translated from the coding sequence ATGACCTCCATTCCGCTCGCCGAGGAACTTCTACTTCTCGCGTACGACGATCAGACGGGTAAAGCGACCGGCTCCCGGATCGGGCTCGATCTCGGCATGGCCGCGGCTGTGCTGATCGATCTCGCGCTGGCGGGCCGGGTCGCCTATGTCGACGGTTACCTGAAGGTCGCCGACCCGTCGCCGATCGGGGACACCATCGCCGACGCGGTGCTCACCAAGATCGCCGGAGACCCGCCGCACACCCCGGCGCAGTGGTTGCAGCGCCTGCGGCACCGGCTGCGCACCCGGGTCCTGGAGGACCTGTGCGCCCGCGGCGTGATCAAGGACGTCGACGAGACCCAGCTGGACTTCATCCACGTGCACCGCTACCCGACCACCGACCCGGCCTACGAGACCGAGATCCGGGGTCGCCTCGCCGACGCGCTGACCAGCGACCAGGTGCCCGACGAGCGGACCGCGGCGCTGGCCACCCTGCTCTGCGCGGCCCGCATGGAGCCGGCCCTGAAACTCCCCGCCGAGCAGGCCGAGCACGCCCACCGCCGGCTCGAGGCGATCTCCGCCGGCGCCGGGTTCGCCGGTGGCGCGGCCATGGAGGACTCGATCGTGCGACCCAGCGTCGCGCTGGTGGTCGCCACCCTGGGCAAGGCTATCTCGGCCGCGCTCGGCACCCCCAAGGTCTCCTGA
- a CDS encoding bifunctional glycosyltransferase/CDP-glycerol:glycerophosphate glycerophosphotransferase, with translation MLTVVVPVWRVQGYLSECLESIGADAEVIAVDDASPDHCGALLDERAATDPRLVVVHRESNGGPGEARNTGLDRATGDYVWFVDGDDRIVPGALPVIAGRLAAEKPDVLVVGVAREAWNRKVSRWTAPSGTPIGTAALAAPPVPLGGLIVRRQFLTEAGIRFRPGRYEDIAFSYDVLAAAATVATVEHACYVFRPDRPGALRGTPSPAHADAVTQYEHVLGLPGAGPRTLVRAVDDLLGVLRRGLVPPGDRRTMFGRIAALLRRHRTGPLDGMRFRLLAHDAYRTYRVWRVARALPSRLRRPLRRGRRTARKALLRLYYQAQLRRPIDEKLAVYAAYWYRGYACNPAAIYEKAAELVPDVTGVWVIKNGREVPDGVPVVRPGTRAYFRALARAKYLINNATFPPYVVKRTGQVHVQTHHGTPLKTMGLDQPRFPASLGGFDIDRMRRNIAKWDFSVSANRHTTLLWDRQFPITGQTLETGYPRNDRLALATPADTAAARAALGIAPHERVVLYAPTHREWHPVFTPVLDVDELAEALGPETRVLLRGHYFYDSLGFPPRHPRVLDVSRHPSIEQLSLASDAMITDFSSVMFDYAVLDRPLVIFAPDWEVYRAVRGVSFDLSTEHAGTFVRTFTELVEAFRGGQVTSAGATAARARFRERFCSLEDGHAAERVVRRVFGR, from the coding sequence ATGCTCACCGTGGTGGTGCCCGTCTGGCGGGTGCAGGGATATCTGTCGGAGTGCCTGGAATCGATCGGCGCCGACGCCGAGGTGATCGCGGTCGACGACGCGTCTCCCGACCACTGCGGCGCCCTGCTCGACGAGCGCGCGGCGACCGACCCGCGCCTCGTCGTCGTGCACCGGGAGAGCAACGGCGGCCCGGGCGAGGCCCGCAACACCGGCCTCGACCGGGCCACCGGCGACTACGTGTGGTTCGTCGACGGCGACGACCGGATCGTGCCCGGCGCGCTCCCGGTGATCGCCGGGCGGCTGGCCGCCGAGAAACCGGACGTGCTGGTCGTCGGGGTGGCCCGGGAGGCGTGGAACCGCAAGGTGAGCCGGTGGACCGCCCCGTCGGGCACGCCGATCGGGACGGCGGCGCTGGCCGCGCCGCCCGTCCCGCTGGGCGGTCTGATCGTCCGGCGGCAGTTCCTCACCGAGGCGGGCATCCGGTTCCGGCCGGGCCGCTACGAGGACATCGCTTTTTCGTACGACGTGCTGGCCGCCGCCGCGACCGTCGCCACCGTCGAGCACGCCTGCTACGTGTTCCGCCCGGACCGGCCGGGCGCGCTGCGCGGCACCCCGTCCCCGGCGCACGCCGACGCGGTGACCCAGTACGAGCACGTCCTCGGCCTGCCCGGGGCCGGCCCGCGGACCCTGGTCCGGGCGGTCGACGACCTGCTCGGCGTGCTGCGGCGCGGGCTGGTCCCGCCCGGCGACCGGCGCACGATGTTCGGCCGGATCGCGGCCCTGCTGCGCCGGCACCGGACCGGCCCCCTGGACGGCATGCGGTTCCGGCTGCTGGCCCACGACGCGTACCGGACGTACCGGGTGTGGCGGGTCGCCCGCGCGCTGCCGAGCCGCCTGCGCCGCCCGCTGCGCCGCGGGCGCCGCACCGCGCGCAAGGCTCTGCTCCGGCTGTATTACCAGGCGCAGTTGCGCCGCCCGATCGACGAGAAGCTCGCGGTCTACGCCGCGTACTGGTACCGCGGCTACGCCTGCAACCCGGCGGCGATCTACGAGAAGGCCGCCGAGCTGGTCCCGGACGTCACGGGCGTCTGGGTGATCAAGAACGGCCGCGAGGTCCCGGACGGCGTGCCGGTCGTCCGGCCCGGCACCCGGGCGTACTTCCGCGCCCTGGCCCGCGCCAAGTACCTGATCAACAACGCCACCTTCCCGCCGTACGTGGTCAAGCGCACCGGCCAGGTGCACGTGCAGACCCACCACGGCACCCCGCTCAAGACGATGGGCCTGGACCAGCCCCGGTTCCCGGCCTCGCTGGGCGGCTTCGACATCGACCGGATGCGCCGCAACATCGCCAAGTGGGACTTCAGCGTCTCCGCGAACCGGCACACCACGCTGCTCTGGGACCGGCAGTTCCCGATCACCGGGCAGACCCTGGAGACCGGCTACCCGCGCAACGACCGGCTCGCCCTGGCCACCCCCGCGGACACCGCCGCGGCCCGCGCCGCGCTGGGCATCGCCCCGCACGAGCGGGTGGTGCTCTACGCGCCCACCCACCGCGAGTGGCACCCGGTCTTCACCCCGGTGCTGGACGTCGACGAGCTGGCCGAGGCGCTCGGCCCGGAGACCCGGGTGCTGCTGCGCGGCCACTACTTCTACGACTCGCTGGGCTTCCCGCCCCGGCACCCGCGGGTCCTCGACGTGTCCCGGCACCCGTCGATCGAGCAGCTCAGCCTGGCCTCGGACGCCATGATCACCGACTTCTCCTCGGTGATGTTCGACTACGCGGTGCTGGACCGGCCATTGGTGATCTTCGCGCCGGACTGGGAGGTCTACCGGGCGGTCCGCGGGGTCTCCTTCGATCTGTCCACGGAGCACGCCGGAACCTTCGTCCGGACCTTCACCGAGCTGGTCGAGGCGTTCCGCGGCGGGCAGGTGACGAGCGCCGGGGCGACCGCGGCACGGGCCCGGTTCCGGGAGCGATTCTGCTCCCTGGAGGACGGACACGCCGCCGAGCGGGTGGTCCGCCGAGTGTTCGGCCGATGA
- the galE gene encoding UDP-glucose 4-epimerase GalE, protein MKVLIAGGAGFIGSTIASCLLDAGHQPVILDNLVTGRREFCEGRPFYEGDIADPAVLDRVFAEHPDITAVVHCAALIVVPESVEHPVHYYRENVAKTLEFVDHLIAKGVTRLLFSSSASIYEPGEDFTVDENSNLTALSPYARTKLIVEQMLGDITAATPLRVLSLRYFNPIGADPKMRTGLQLPSPSHALGKLIEAYRADRPFPVTGVDYPTRDGSGIRDYVHVWDLAGAHLRALEVFDELFPADSAGSLAINLGTGTGTTVLEFVEAFNQVADRPVAIEHAPRRPGDSAGAYTRSSRAADLLGWRAEHSVADGIRDSLNWFAQRERILPDLAGKP, encoded by the coding sequence GTGAAGGTGCTCATCGCGGGAGGCGCGGGGTTCATCGGGAGCACGATCGCGTCGTGCCTGCTCGATGCCGGCCACCAACCGGTAATTCTGGACAACCTGGTCACCGGGCGCCGCGAGTTCTGCGAGGGCCGGCCGTTCTACGAGGGGGACATCGCCGACCCGGCGGTGCTCGACCGGGTCTTCGCGGAGCACCCGGACATCACCGCCGTGGTGCACTGCGCCGCGCTGATCGTGGTCCCCGAGTCGGTCGAGCACCCGGTGCACTACTACCGGGAGAACGTCGCCAAGACCCTGGAGTTCGTCGACCACCTGATCGCCAAGGGCGTCACCCGGCTGCTGTTCAGCTCGTCCGCCTCGATCTACGAGCCCGGCGAGGACTTCACCGTCGACGAGAACTCGAACCTGACGGCGCTGAGCCCGTACGCCCGGACCAAGCTGATCGTCGAGCAGATGCTGGGCGACATCACCGCGGCCACCCCGCTGCGCGTCCTCTCGCTGCGCTACTTCAACCCGATCGGCGCCGACCCGAAGATGCGGACCGGCCTCCAGTTGCCGTCGCCGAGCCACGCGCTGGGCAAGCTGATCGAGGCGTACCGGGCGGACCGGCCGTTCCCGGTCACCGGCGTCGACTACCCGACCCGGGACGGCTCCGGCATCCGTGACTACGTGCACGTCTGGGACCTGGCCGGCGCCCACCTGCGGGCCCTGGAGGTCTTCGACGAGCTGTTCCCGGCGGACAGCGCCGGCTCGCTGGCGATCAACCTGGGCACCGGCACCGGCACCACCGTGCTGGAGTTCGTCGAGGCGTTCAACCAGGTGGCCGACCGCCCGGTGGCGATCGAGCACGCGCCGCGCCGCCCCGGCGACTCGGCCGGCGCCTACACCCGCAGCAGCCGGGCCGCCGACCTGCTCGGCTGGCGGGCCGAGCACAGCGTCGCGGACGGCATCCGGGACTCGCTGAACTGGTTCGCCCAGCGCGAGCGGATCCTTCCCGACCTGGCCGGCAAGCCCTAG